In Salisediminibacterium beveridgei, one DNA window encodes the following:
- the yaaA gene encoding S4 domain-containing protein YaaA produces MEERITITTEYMTLGQMLKETAMISSGGEAKWFLNDIPVFINDENERETRRGRKLYPGDQILVDSQSTILIEASKAP; encoded by the coding sequence GTGGAAGAACGGATTACAATTACAACGGAGTATATGACCTTGGGACAGATGCTCAAAGAGACCGCAATGATCAGTTCCGGCGGAGAAGCAAAGTGGTTTTTGAATGATATTCCCGTTTTCATCAATGACGAGAACGAACGGGAAACAAGGCGCGGCAGAAAACTGTATCCCGGTGACCAGATCCTCGTAGACAGTCAATCCACGATCCTGATTGAAGCGTCAAAAGCACCGTGA